In the Bradyrhizobium guangzhouense genome, one interval contains:
- a CDS encoding ImuA family protein, which produces MSGARMSALAILRSQIERIETAEVVHHHDRVALGHGEVDRALKGGLARAAIHEVFCEGRQGAAATGFVTGLAGRVTAQRPLLWVRQDFSEIEAGALSMSGLAELGLDPRRVVMVRAADVESALRTSADALACDALGAVVLELWGEIRQFDLVASRKLTLAAQGSGVTGLLLRMAAQPLPSTAETRWMLRAAHSPPGSASMPAAPWSAWGAPRFDVELLRNRHGPCGRWIMEWKCDECQFSEPSAYSQPVAASPAHRPDPAVLQQRRAG; this is translated from the coding sequence ATGAGCGGCGCACGCATGAGCGCGCTTGCGATCTTGCGCAGCCAGATCGAACGGATCGAGACAGCGGAGGTCGTGCATCATCACGACCGTGTCGCGCTCGGTCATGGCGAGGTCGATCGCGCCTTGAAAGGCGGGCTTGCGCGCGCGGCGATCCACGAGGTGTTTTGCGAAGGGCGCCAGGGCGCGGCCGCGACGGGCTTTGTCACCGGGCTTGCGGGCCGCGTCACGGCGCAGCGGCCGCTTTTGTGGGTGCGGCAGGATTTCTCGGAGATCGAGGCTGGTGCGCTGTCGATGAGCGGGCTCGCCGAGCTCGGCCTCGATCCGCGCCGTGTGGTGATGGTGCGCGCGGCCGACGTCGAGAGTGCGCTGCGCACCTCGGCCGATGCGCTCGCCTGCGATGCGCTCGGTGCCGTCGTGCTCGAGCTCTGGGGCGAGATAAGGCAGTTCGATCTCGTGGCGAGCCGCAAGCTGACGCTGGCCGCGCAAGGCTCAGGCGTCACTGGCCTGTTGTTGCGAATGGCGGCACAGCCGCTGCCGTCGACCGCGGAGACACGCTGGATGCTGCGCGCGGCGCATTCACCGCCGGGTTCAGCTTCAATGCCTGCGGCGCCTTGGAGCGCCTGGGGCGCGCCGCGCTTCGATGTCGAGCTGTTGCGCAATCGTCATGGCCCGTGCGGCCGGTGGATCATGGAATGGAAGTGTGATGAGTGCCAGTTCAGTGAACCGTCGGCGTATTCTCAGCCTGTGGCTGCCTCGCCTGCCCATCGACCGGATCCAGCGGTTCTTCAACAGCGCCGGGCTGGGTAA
- a CDS encoding putative DNA modification/repair radical SAM protein, with protein MDVQRKLEILADAAKYDASCASSGTEKRDSSDGKGMGSTAPGMGICHSYAPDGRCISLLKVLLTNACNYDCLYCINRASSNVPRARFTIDEVVKLTLDFYRRNYIEGLFLSSGIIRSPDYTMEQVVSVARKLREEHHFRGYIHLKTIPEADDTLITEAGKYADRLSINIEMPEAASLQQFAPEKDVRAIRRAMGRLRLKLDEAEEDSSAKTKARPQRFAPAGQSTQMIVGADSANDHTILHTSANLYGSYRMRRVYYSAFSPIPDASRALPLVQPPLLREHRLYQADWLMRFYGFDVAEIVDDSAMLPLDIDPKLAWALRHRDRFPLDVNRASREELLRVPGFGTKAVERIIATRRTTTIRLSDLARLHVPRHKALPFIILSDHRPAPHRLDAAGLIERFKPKATQLGFGF; from the coding sequence ATGGACGTACAACGCAAGCTGGAGATCCTGGCGGACGCTGCCAAATACGACGCCTCCTGTGCCTCCAGCGGCACCGAGAAGCGGGATTCCAGCGACGGCAAGGGCATGGGCTCGACCGCGCCCGGCATGGGCATCTGCCATTCCTACGCGCCGGATGGACGCTGCATCTCGCTGCTCAAGGTGCTGCTCACCAACGCCTGCAATTACGATTGCCTCTACTGCATCAACCGCGCCTCCTCCAACGTGCCGCGCGCCCGCTTTACCATCGACGAGGTGGTCAAGCTGACGCTCGACTTCTACCGGCGCAATTACATCGAGGGCCTGTTTCTCTCCTCCGGCATCATCCGCAGCCCGGACTACACGATGGAGCAAGTGGTCAGCGTCGCGCGCAAGCTGCGCGAGGAGCATCACTTCCGCGGCTACATTCACCTGAAGACCATTCCGGAGGCCGACGATACGCTGATCACGGAGGCCGGCAAATATGCCGACCGTCTTTCCATCAACATCGAGATGCCCGAAGCGGCGAGCCTGCAGCAATTCGCGCCGGAGAAGGACGTGCGCGCAATCCGACGCGCCATGGGCCGGCTACGACTGAAACTCGACGAGGCCGAAGAAGACAGCTCGGCGAAGACCAAGGCAAGGCCGCAACGTTTCGCGCCAGCCGGCCAAAGCACCCAGATGATCGTCGGCGCCGACAGCGCGAACGATCACACCATTCTCCACACCAGCGCCAATCTCTACGGTTCATACCGAATGCGGCGCGTCTATTACTCCGCCTTCAGCCCGATCCCGGATGCCAGCCGCGCCTTGCCTCTGGTCCAGCCGCCCCTGCTGCGCGAGCACCGGCTCTACCAGGCCGACTGGCTGATGCGCTTCTACGGCTTCGATGTTGCGGAGATCGTCGACGACAGCGCCATGCTGCCGCTCGACATCGATCCGAAACTCGCCTGGGCGCTGCGCCATCGCGACCGCTTCCCGCTCGACGTCAACCGCGCCAGCCGCGAGGAGCTGCTGCGGGTGCCGGGCTTCGGCACCAAGGCGGTCGAACGCATTATCGCAACGCGGCGCACCACCACGATCCGCTTGTCCGATCTGGCGCGGCTGCACGTGCCCCGTCACAAGGCGCTGCCCTTCATCATCCTCAGCGACCACCGTCCCGCGCCACATCGTCTCGATGCGGCCGGGCTGATCGAACGATTCAAGCCGAAAGCAACGCAATTGGGGTTTGGATTCTGA
- a CDS encoding Y-family DNA polymerase has protein sequence MSASSVNRRRILSLWLPRLPIDRIQRFFNSAGLGKTNDPSIVVIKDNNALVIHALDEAAERLGLYIGQPLANARAMCPDLKVFDADVVADAKTLSDIADWCDRFTPLVALDAPHGLFLDITGCAHLFGGEAALLQTLVRALGRQGFAVSAAIAGTSVCARTLTRQATGSIVADGSEGAAIDRFPVSALGADEAIITGLRRAGLKTIGDVASRSASEITARFGARFSTLLAHALGQGDAPISPRKPLPDYIVEKRFAEPIATDTMIAMTLSRLADTLIASMEKQGKGARRLEAAFFRTDGVVRAIMVETGRPVTRSAVIDRLFRERLDALADPLDPGFGFDMVRLSASRTEIVVQEQRDLDAHVHDNDELAALIDRIAARIGGRRVVVHLPQDTHIPEQAVLAAPAQHHLTAAVQAQWPARAESEPPLRPLRLFDQPEPVTVPFATVPDGPPHQFTWRRAKHAVVRVEGPERIAMEWWRQDGKQLTRDYFRIEDAEGLRFWIFRDGLYEGEVFDADGEPAPPRWYVHGLFA, from the coding sequence ATGAGTGCCAGTTCAGTGAACCGTCGGCGTATTCTCAGCCTGTGGCTGCCTCGCCTGCCCATCGACCGGATCCAGCGGTTCTTCAACAGCGCCGGGCTGGGTAAGACCAATGATCCCAGCATCGTCGTCATCAAGGACAACAATGCGCTGGTGATCCATGCGCTGGATGAAGCGGCCGAACGTCTGGGTCTGTATATTGGCCAGCCGTTGGCGAACGCGCGGGCGATGTGTCCAGATTTAAAAGTGTTCGACGCCGATGTCGTGGCCGATGCGAAAACGCTGAGCGACATCGCCGACTGGTGCGACCGCTTCACGCCGCTGGTGGCGCTCGATGCGCCGCATGGGCTGTTCCTCGATATCACCGGCTGCGCGCATCTGTTCGGCGGCGAGGCTGCGCTGTTGCAGACGTTGGTCCGGGCGCTCGGTCGACAAGGCTTTGCCGTCAGTGCGGCGATCGCCGGCACCTCGGTCTGCGCGCGGACGCTGACGCGGCAGGCCACGGGCAGCATCGTTGCCGATGGCAGCGAGGGGGCGGCGATCGACCGGTTTCCGGTGTCCGCACTCGGTGCGGACGAGGCGATCATCACAGGGCTGCGCCGCGCCGGGCTGAAGACTATCGGCGATGTCGCCTCGCGCAGCGCCTCCGAGATCACGGCGCGGTTCGGCGCGCGGTTCTCCACGCTGCTCGCGCATGCGCTGGGGCAGGGCGATGCGCCGATCAGCCCGCGCAAGCCGCTGCCCGATTACATCGTTGAGAAACGTTTTGCCGAGCCGATCGCAACCGACACCATGATCGCGATGACGCTGTCGCGACTCGCCGACACGTTGATCGCGTCCATGGAGAAGCAGGGCAAGGGCGCGCGACGTCTGGAAGCCGCCTTCTTCCGCACCGACGGTGTGGTGCGCGCGATCATGGTCGAGACCGGACGTCCGGTGACGCGAAGCGCCGTGATCGACCGGCTGTTCCGCGAGCGGCTCGATGCGCTCGCCGATCCGCTCGATCCCGGCTTCGGCTTCGACATGGTGCGCTTGTCGGCGAGCCGCACCGAGATCGTGGTGCAGGAGCAGCGCGATCTCGATGCTCATGTCCATGACAATGACGAGCTTGCCGCGCTGATCGACCGTATCGCCGCGCGCATCGGCGGAAGGCGCGTCGTGGTCCATCTGCCGCAGGATACCCATATCCCCGAGCAGGCGGTGCTGGCCGCGCCCGCCCAGCATCATCTCACGGCTGCCGTGCAGGCCCAGTGGCCCGCGCGCGCCGAAAGCGAGCCGCCGCTGCGCCCCCTCAGGCTGTTCGACCAGCCGGAGCCGGTCACCGTGCCGTTTGCGACCGTGCCTGACGGCCCGCCGCATCAATTCACCTGGCGGCGCGCGAAACATGCGGTGGTGCGGGTGGAGGGGCCCGAGCGCATCGCGATGGAATGGTGGCGGCAGGACGGCAAGCAGCTGACGCGGGATTATTTCCGCATCGAGGATGCCGAGGGCCTGCGCTTCTGGATTTTTCGCGACGGTCTTTATGAGGGAGAGGTGTTCGACGCCGACGGCGAGCCCGCTCCGCCTCGCTGGTATGTGCACGGTCTCTTCGCATGA